Below is a window of Culturomica massiliensis DNA.
GTAGAATCTGAAGTAAAAAAGACGAAGAAAAAGTGAGAATGAGTTGAAGGGAGATATAGGGGAAGCCAGGGAATGAGAAGGCTGTAAGGCCGCTTATTCCTTGGCTTCTATTTTTAAGCTTCCTTTTCAGTCGTGATTTGTGGTTCAAAAATTATTTTTTTATACCTTTGCGCTCACTTGAAGTAAAATATAATATTATGGATAACAATAAATTAAAGAATCCTGCCTATTTGTTTGAGGTAAGTTGGGAAGTTTGTAATAAGGTCGGAGGAATACATACCGTGATTTCGACGAAAGCATTGAATATGGTGAAAGAATACAGCAACAGCCATATTTTAATCGGTCCGGATGTGTGGAGATATACGGAACAGAATCCGGAATTTATCGATGATCCCCGTTTGTTCAGATCCTGGCGGCTTAGAGCGGCCCAGGAGGGGTTGCGTATCAAGGTGGGACGCTGGAATGTGGCCGGCCAACCGATCGTGATTTTGGTTGATTTTACGACTTTTATTACACAAAAAGATGCGATATTTTCTTCTTTCTGGGAAAAATATAAGTTGGACTCCATCAGCGGACAGTGGGATTATATCGAACCGGCACTTTTCGGGTATGCTTCGGGAAAAGTGATTGAAAGTTTTGTACGTTTCAATACGACGATGCGGCAGCGGATTATTGCGCAGTTCCACGAATGGATGACAGGAACCGGTTTGTTGTATCTGAAATATGCCATGCCGCAAGTGGGTTGTGTGTTTACAACTCATGCTACAGTATTGGGACGTTGTGTGGCGGGAAATAACTTGCCGTTGTACAGTGAGATGAAAAATTACGTGCCGGAAGAACTGGCCAGACGCTTTAATGTCGTGTCCAAACAGTCGTTGGAAAAAACCGCTGCCCAAAATGCGGATTGTTTTACGACTGTAAGTGAAATTACGGCGACGGAATGTGCTTATTTTCTGGATAAAGAGGTAGATATTGTTACTCCGAACGGATTTGAAAACGTATTTACCCCGAAAGATTCTGAATTTGAGAAGAAAAGAGAAGCCGGCCGGGAAAAATTTTTGCAGGTGGCCCAAGCCATATTGGGGCGTCCGGTGGCGGACAATGCCTTGATTGTCGGAATCAGCGGCCGGTATGAGTTTAAAAATAAGGGAATAGATGTATTTATCGAAGCCTTGGGGCGTTTGAACCGGAAGCACGGGACAAGCCGGGAAGTCTTGGCATTTGTATTGGTGCCTGCCGGACAAAACGGTCCGAATAAGGACTTGCAGCACAATATGGAAACTCCGAATTCACCGGTAAATGTAGGCGATCCTTATCTTACGCATTACCTCACCGATCCGATGCACGATCCTGTGCTGAACAATATCCGGATGCAGAAATTGTATAACGGGGAAGGAGATATGGTGAAAGTATTCTTTGTGCCGAGTTATCTGAACGGAGACGACGGTATTTTCAATATGCCTTATTACGATTTGCTGATTGGAATGGATTTGACGATATTCCCTTCTTATTATGAACCGTGGGGATATACTCCGCTTGAGAGCCTTGCCTTTAAAGTGCCGACGATTACGACGACTTTGGCCGGTTTCGGTTTGTGGGTAAAAGAACATTACAATATGGATCATCCCGGGATAGACGTTATTCACCGGGAAGACGGAAACAGCGATACCGTTATCGATGCAATTGCAGAACGGATTAAATCATATAGCCTGCAAAGTGGTCAGGAGGTATTGAATAATAAGGAGAATGCAAAGGATGTTTCGCGGATTGCTTTGTGGGATAACCTGATCATATATTATAAAAAAGCGTATGAGATTGCCTTGAATCGTGTAAACGACCGGTTGAAAGATATGCCGGCTACGGTCAATGAGCAGGTTTCTTATATAGAAAAACAACTTTCGGTAAATACCCCGCATTGGGTGAGTGTGATGATTCATCGCTCGATACCCGAAAAACTGATAGCTCTCGAGGAACTGGCGAAAAATCTTTGGTGGTGCTGGAATGATGAAGCCCGGGAACTCTTCCGGAGTATCGATATCGACCAGTGGCGGGCTTGCGGTCACAATCCGATTGCTTTGCTGGATAAGATTTCGTTGAGCCGTTACAAAGAATTGGAAAATGACCCGGTATTTGTGGGTAAATTACAGACGGTGTACGAGCATTTTAAGGCGTATATGGCTGCTAAAGAGAATATGAGCGGGGCCGGAGTCGCATACTTCAGTATGGAATACGGTTTGCATACTTCCCTTAAGATTTATTCAGGAGGGCTTGGAATCCTGGCCGGTGACTATCTGAAAGAAGCCAGTGATAAAGGCACTAAAATTACGGCTGTCGGCCTGTTGTACCGATACGGTTATTTTACCCAGAAATTATCGGCAATGGGGGATCAGGAAGCCGAATACGAGGCGCAGGATTTTATGAAGATTGCCGTAACGCCGGTGCGGGATAAAGACGGAAATTGGTTGACCGTCAGCCTGGTATTTCCGGGACGTAACGTATATGCCCGGATGTGGCGGGTAGATGTGGGCCGGATTGAGCTTTATCTGTTGGATACCGATTTTGAGGATAATTTACAGGAAGACCGTTCCATTACACACCATTTGTACGGCGGAGATTGGGAAAACCGTCTGAAACAGGAGTTATTGCTGGGATGCGGTGGTATTCAGGCATTGCGTAAACTGGGTATTGAAGCTTCGACTTATCATTGCAATGAAGGACATGCGGCTTTTACCGGACTCGAACGCTTGAAAGAGTATATTACGGAACAGAATCTGTCGTTTGCAGAAGCCATGGAGGTTGTCCGTTCGTCTTCTTTGTTTACGACCCATACGCCTGTGCCTGCCGGACACGATGCTTTTTCTGAAAACATGTTGCGTACTTACATTTCCCATTATGCCGATCGATTGAAAATCAGTTGGGAGCAGTTGTTGGGACTGGGTAAGATCAATGTAGCCGATCCGAACGAGAAGTTTTCGATGAGCTTCCTGGCGGCCAACTTGTCGCAGGAAGTAAACGGCGTAAGCTGGTTGCACGGTGAGGTAAGCCGGGATATTTTCAAAGGCTTGTGGCCCGGTTATTTCCCGGAAGAATTGCACATTAGCTATGTAACCAACGGAGTACACTATCCGACATGGACGGCTCCGGAATGGAAGAAGATCGAATCCCGTATATTCGGAGAGGCTTTCCAGACACACCATTACGATAAGAGTTGCTTTGAGGAAATCTATAAAGTGCCCGACGAAACGGTATTCCAGGTGCGTAACAGTTTGCGCAAGCGTCTGATCGACCATATCAAGCATATGCTGACCAATGGCGTGGCAGCTTCTTATTTTACACCGCGTCAGGTGATCGAGATTCACGATACATTGCGTGACGATATCCTTACAATCGGTTTTGCCCGTCGCTTTGCTACCTATAAACGGGCTCATCTGTTGTTCCGGAATCTGGACCGCCTGGATGAGATCGTGAATAATCCGAAACATCCGGTACAGTTTATATTTGCCGGTAAAGCGCATCCGGCCGATAAAGCAGGACAGGATCTGATAAAACGGATTGTGGAAATCTCCAAACATCCGAAATTCATCGGTAAAGTGTTGTTTTTGCCGAATTACGATATGGATTTAGCGAAGAATCTGGTACAAGGGGTGGATGTATGGATGAATACGCCTACCCGTCCCCAGGAAGCTTCCGGTACCAGTGGGGAAAAAGCCGCCATGAACGGCGTTATGCATTTCAGTGTACTCGACGGCTGGTGGGTAGAAGGGTATCGTCCGGATGCCGGATGGATGTTGCCGATGGAGCGGACGTATGAAAACCAGGCTTATCAGGATGAACTCGATTCTGAAATGATATATAACATCATCGACGACGATATCGCTCCTTTGTTCTACGATAAGAATGCAGCCGGCATGTCACCGCGCTGGATCAGCTACATCAAAAATACGATCGCTAAAGTGGCTTCTAATTTTACCACAAACCGGATGCTGATCGACTACGAAAATCAATACTATATTCCGATGTCCGAACGGTATCATCAGATGATTGCCGATAATTTCGCCATGGCTACGGACATTGCAACCTGGAAGAAAAAAGTCAGTCAGGAGTGGGATAACATTGAAATTGTAAGCCTCGATATCCCGAGCCGTTCCAAGCAGATTATCGCTCTCGGAAAATCGTATTGGGGGAAAGTGACGTTGGAAATCGGAGATCTTTCCATGGAAGATGTAGGTGTGGAACTGGTAGCTGCCGAACAACATAACGACAAGCTGGTGATTCGCGAGAAACACGATTTTACACCGGTATCCCAGGAGGATGGAAAAGCTGTTTATCATATCGATGTGACAGCCGATGCTCCGGGAGTACTCAATCTGGCATTGCGTATTTATCCGAAAAATCCGTTACTGCCTCACCGTCAGGATTTCGCCTTAGTAAAATGGCTGTAATCCGGTGCAGATACAATAATAAAGCAGTTTAATCAAGCCTGCTTTTCACATTAAAACGAGATCCCTGAAAAGGGACCTCGTTTTTATTTTTTCCATAAAACAAAAAATTACCGGCAAAGTTCAGCATGACATTTTTATGTGTATCACTGAATGGAATATTTACCAATGTATAGTTATTTGATTATAATTGTATAAATAAAGTTATTGGAGTATATGTATTTTAGTTTATATTTGTAAAATTAAGGAATCTCCTAATCCCAAATATGTAACAAAATGTGTGGTGGAGTAAAGTATTTTGGGATTGTCTGTCTGTTTGTTTTGGTGAGTATCTCCTGTATATATATCAGGTCTTTACCCGTGAACCCAAACCGAAAGATAATTTCCTGCGTGTTGTAATACCTCAGATTGAGCGTTATACTCGTAATGACGGCAGGGAAGTATATCGTTTCGATACCTCATGGTGGTCGGGAAGTTATACCGTTGGAGTACAATTATATCCTAATATAGCTTATGCTTCTGTAAGTTATAGTCAGCCTTATAGAGCCCATATCGAGCGTGGTTGTGTGTACGGGGCAGCTAAATGGAATGGGAAAT
It encodes the following:
- the glgP gene encoding alpha-glucan family phosphorylase, with protein sequence MDNNKLKNPAYLFEVSWEVCNKVGGIHTVISTKALNMVKEYSNSHILIGPDVWRYTEQNPEFIDDPRLFRSWRLRAAQEGLRIKVGRWNVAGQPIVILVDFTTFITQKDAIFSSFWEKYKLDSISGQWDYIEPALFGYASGKVIESFVRFNTTMRQRIIAQFHEWMTGTGLLYLKYAMPQVGCVFTTHATVLGRCVAGNNLPLYSEMKNYVPEELARRFNVVSKQSLEKTAAQNADCFTTVSEITATECAYFLDKEVDIVTPNGFENVFTPKDSEFEKKREAGREKFLQVAQAILGRPVADNALIVGISGRYEFKNKGIDVFIEALGRLNRKHGTSREVLAFVLVPAGQNGPNKDLQHNMETPNSPVNVGDPYLTHYLTDPMHDPVLNNIRMQKLYNGEGDMVKVFFVPSYLNGDDGIFNMPYYDLLIGMDLTIFPSYYEPWGYTPLESLAFKVPTITTTLAGFGLWVKEHYNMDHPGIDVIHREDGNSDTVIDAIAERIKSYSLQSGQEVLNNKENAKDVSRIALWDNLIIYYKKAYEIALNRVNDRLKDMPATVNEQVSYIEKQLSVNTPHWVSVMIHRSIPEKLIALEELAKNLWWCWNDEARELFRSIDIDQWRACGHNPIALLDKISLSRYKELENDPVFVGKLQTVYEHFKAYMAAKENMSGAGVAYFSMEYGLHTSLKIYSGGLGILAGDYLKEASDKGTKITAVGLLYRYGYFTQKLSAMGDQEAEYEAQDFMKIAVTPVRDKDGNWLTVSLVFPGRNVYARMWRVDVGRIELYLLDTDFEDNLQEDRSITHHLYGGDWENRLKQELLLGCGGIQALRKLGIEASTYHCNEGHAAFTGLERLKEYITEQNLSFAEAMEVVRSSSLFTTHTPVPAGHDAFSENMLRTYISHYADRLKISWEQLLGLGKINVADPNEKFSMSFLAANLSQEVNGVSWLHGEVSRDIFKGLWPGYFPEELHISYVTNGVHYPTWTAPEWKKIESRIFGEAFQTHHYDKSCFEEIYKVPDETVFQVRNSLRKRLIDHIKHMLTNGVAASYFTPRQVIEIHDTLRDDILTIGFARRFATYKRAHLLFRNLDRLDEIVNNPKHPVQFIFAGKAHPADKAGQDLIKRIVEISKHPKFIGKVLFLPNYDMDLAKNLVQGVDVWMNTPTRPQEASGTSGEKAAMNGVMHFSVLDGWWVEGYRPDAGWMLPMERTYENQAYQDELDSEMIYNIIDDDIAPLFYDKNAAGMSPRWISYIKNTIAKVASNFTTNRMLIDYENQYYIPMSERYHQMIADNFAMATDIATWKKKVSQEWDNIEIVSLDIPSRSKQIIALGKSYWGKVTLEIGDLSMEDVGVELVAAEQHNDKLVIREKHDFTPVSQEDGKAVYHIDVTADAPGVLNLALRIYPKNPLLPHRQDFALVKWL